The window CTATGTAGCAACATTAAATTCAACAACAAGGTAAAGCTTGCAAAGTATATAAAAGACAAGTACAACATAGTTGTTGACCCATGTTCAATCTTTGATATTCAGGCAAAGAGACTTCACGCATACAAACGCCAGCTTTTAAACGCTCTTCATATATTGCATCTTTACAATATGTTAAAAGAAAATCCAAACTTAGATATTTATCCACGAACTTTCATCTTTGCAGCAAAAGCAGCACCTGGTTATATCCTTGCGAAAAAGATTATAAAACTCATAAATTCCATCGCTGAAAAGGTCAACAAAGACCCAGATGTAAAAGACAAGTTAAAAGTTGTATTTTTAGAAAACTACTGTGTGTCGTTAGCAGAAAAGATTATCCCTGCAGCTGATGTCTCAGAGCAAATCTCAACAGCCTCAAAAGAAGCATCTGGTACTGGCAACATGAAGTTTATGATGAACGGCGCAATTACTCTTGGAACTTTAGACGGTGCAAATGTTGAAATAAAAGAAGCAGTTGGTGATGAGAATATCGTGATATTTGGACTTTTAGCAGAAGAGGTCTTGGACTACTATAAAAATGGCGGGTACAGTAGCAGTCAGCTTTACCAGAAAGATTTGAGAATCAGAAGGCTCATCGACCAATTAATCGGAAACTTTTTTGACGTGCCATCTGGTGAGTTTATGGATATTTATAATCACTTGATAACGTATAACGATGAATACTTTGTGCTGAAAGATTTTGATTCTTACCACGAAGCTCAAATGAAAATTGATAAGCTCTACCGAGACACCAAACGCTGGCGAAAAATGATGATAATCAACATAGGAGCATCTGGAATTTTTTCAAGTGACAATACCATTCAAAAGTATGCCGATGAAATTTGGCATATAAAAAGGGTTGAAATCCCGGATTAGGTCTTATTTTAGTTTCTCTAATTGTTCTGATATATACAAATGGTATAACATACCTGTTATCGAAGGCTGAAGTTACGTAAGATAACGGCAGCAGAATCAAATCAATAGATTATATCTGTCTTTGCAATATTGATGTGCATAACTATATACTATTTTAAAAACCAACCATAAAAAGGGTAAAAATCAATAAAATTTAATTTCGAATTTTGTAAAAAATTTATATTTTTTTTTTTTTTTTTTTTGATATTATGAAAATAAATTAGTTGTCAAAGAGGTGATATTATTCCATTAATACTTCAATATATTAAAAAAGGTTAATTTAATATTTAATAAGGCATGTTAAATAATCAAACTAATAACGGGAGGGATAGGTTTGGTATTTTCATTGTAAACTGTTTTTACTCTATAAAAGCTGAAGCAGTTTATAATTCAGAAGGTGCAGTTTCATACGCAAATGCATGGGCATTAGACAGAAACCCTAATTACCCAAGTTTTTCAGCAGATTGCACAAATTTTGTGTCCCAAGCAATGCATGAAGGCGGAAATCTTCCATTTGACAAACAAAATGGTTGGTACTGTGAGAAAGTTCTTTGGTGGTGGAACTGGGGGACAGCTTGGAGTGTTGCCAATGATCTTTATAAATATTTATCAAATCCGTCGAGAGGAACAGTTTTAGGCAAATGGGGACCAAGTCAACAAAGCGATATCAATTATAATATAACTCGAGGTGATATTTTGTTCTATGATTGGAACTCTGACGGAACATACGATCATGCAGCAATCGTTGTTGATTATGGTCGTGATGCTTATAGACCGGACATTATCGGTGATCTTCAAAATCAACACACAACCGACACGTATCATGCAATTTGGCATTTAAAACCATATAATGACAGAGCATCCTCAACAACAATAACAGCAATTCGTCCAAAATAAGAAAATGAAATGGAGGGATAAAAATGTATAAAAAGAAAGTTTTGGTTTCAATTATCTCTATTTTAGTTTTGTTTGGCGCAATATTAATAAGCATCGGGGTCAAAAGTAATCAAGATATAACCAATGAACAAGAAATAAAGAAAACAGTAATAGGTGCTTTGAAGATTTGGGAAAAACTTGTTTTTCCTTCTGAATATACAAAGTCACCAGAAATAAAAATTCCTGCTGAGGTAATAGAAAAAAAGATTAAGGAAGTTACTGATGAATGCAAAAAATATTTTAGCAGCAAATCTCTTGACTTTGTCAGTTTGAAGCTCAAAAAGCTTGGGAGGACTGGGATTGACAAAATATGGACCTCAATTTTGTCACTACATCATTTGCTAATACCAATAAATTCTAAGCCTTCCTCATATGTCATGAAGTTTTTTGGACCCTTTATCTTCATTACATTCAGTATATCTCCAGCTTCTCCCTCAATTTTTTGCTTTATCAAATATTTCTTCCCTTTTATCTCTATTTCAAAAAAGTTCATTGAATATATTGCTTCCATTATCCTTTCACTACTTATTCCTTTACCTTTTCTCCTCAAAATATATTCCAATGTCCTTTGCAGTAAAAATGCCAAAAAACATATCACAAAATGTCCTTTTATTCTGCTTTCTGTAAAGTGATATATCGGTCGCACTTCTAAACAGCTTTTCATTACTCTGAATGACTGTTCTATCTTCCATAAATCGTGATATGCTCCTAAAACCTCTTCTACATCCATATCCTTTTTGCTCGTTTGAATTGCATAATAACCGTCAAATTTCTCATCTCGTTTTATCGCTTCCTCATCCAATACATATTCTTCTGATTTTGATTTCTTCTTCAAATATTTCCTTGCACCTTTCTTTTCTAAGGCTGTTATGCTTCCTTTGTTCTCTAAAAGCTCTTTGGCTTTTCTTACCAATCTCTCTCTGTCTTCTTTGTCTTTCTTGGCTCTCTTGCTTGAATACGTTATTATCAAATTCTCTTCTATTTTGAACTCTTTACCCTCTTCATCCTTGACAATATTTGTTCTTTCCAATACCTTATATTTGAATTCATCACCATAAATTTCTTCAGCATTCAAACATCTTTTGCCATCAAGTCTTTTATATCCTTCTTCATTAAAAACTTCATCTAAAATTTCTTTACTTGCATTCTTTAATCTGCTTGCTACTATATAGTCGTACCCAGCTTCTTTTATCATCTTTAAATTTATTCTGCTGTTAAGCCCTTTGTCTGCTACTATTATTATCTTATCTATACTAAATTTTTCCTTCAGCTTCCTCAGTATCTTTACCATCGTCTTGCTATCTATCGTATTACCAGGAAAAAGTTCATACCCTATCGGTCTGCCTTCTTTGTCCACCAAAAGCCCTAATACAACTTGCACTTCATTTACCTTGTTGTCTTTGCTAAACCCAAAATTTTTAAGTTCATCCGCTCTACAACTCTCAAAGTATATTGTCGTCACATCATAAAACACTACATCAACTACCATCTTAAATAAGTCTTTATTTCTCTGATACAGGTATGTCTCTAAATCTTCTTTTACACTGTCAAGAAAATCTAAACACCTGTACAATTGATTCAAATCTATATCCTCTTCAAATCCAAAATATTTGCTTCTCTGATGATAAGTTCTTAGTTTGCTCATTGGCTCTATCAATCTCTGTATGGTCATTAAAAAACTTACTTTGTCTACATCAAATTTTATCTTTCTCTCTTTTGCTGCTTTCCCTTTTAAAAACTTATCAATTTCAAGCTCCTGCCATAACTTTCTGTATACAATGTATCCCCAGTTTTTTACAACTGCATCCGAAATATCTTCTTCAGATTCAATAGTAACAGCTTTTGCATTCTCAGTAGTTGTTTCAGCGACAATATCAGATAGTTTTTTTACAATGTTTTTAAAAGCGGGGTCATCTTTGAGAATATCAAGTCTACCAAAGTTAAATAGTACTCTTTGCTTTACTTTACCATTTTCACGGTAATTTTCGACTAACCTAACATACTGATAACCGCCAGCATTAGTAATTTTGACAAACATATGGCAACTCCTTGAAGATAGTTTGTTATATTGTACCACAAAATATTTAAAAAGTCAAGCAAATTCAGTATATATTAAGCTAAAATTTGTCCCTACATTTTTTAAAATTTTTTATTTTTCTCTTCTTGAA is drawn from Caldicellulosiruptor naganoensis and contains these coding sequences:
- a CDS encoding amidase domain-containing protein; protein product: MLNNQTNNGRDRFGIFIVNCFYSIKAEAVYNSEGAVSYANAWALDRNPNYPSFSADCTNFVSQAMHEGGNLPFDKQNGWYCEKVLWWWNWGTAWSVANDLYKYLSNPSRGTVLGKWGPSQQSDINYNITRGDILFYDWNSDGTYDHAAIVVDYGRDAYRPDIIGDLQNQHTTDTYHAIWHLKPYNDRASSTTITAIRPK
- a CDS encoding IS1634 family transposase, whose protein sequence is MFVKITNAGGYQYVRLVENYRENGKVKQRVLFNFGRLDILKDDPAFKNIVKKLSDIVAETTTENAKAVTIESEEDISDAVVKNWGYIVYRKLWQELEIDKFLKGKAAKERKIKFDVDKVSFLMTIQRLIEPMSKLRTYHQRSKYFGFEEDIDLNQLYRCLDFLDSVKEDLETYLYQRNKDLFKMVVDVVFYDVTTIYFESCRADELKNFGFSKDNKVNEVQVVLGLLVDKEGRPIGYELFPGNTIDSKTMVKILRKLKEKFSIDKIIIVADKGLNSRINLKMIKEAGYDYIVASRLKNASKEILDEVFNEEGYKRLDGKRCLNAEEIYGDEFKYKVLERTNIVKDEEGKEFKIEENLIITYSSKRAKKDKEDRERLVRKAKELLENKGSITALEKKGARKYLKKKSKSEEYVLDEEAIKRDEKFDGYYAIQTSKKDMDVEEVLGAYHDLWKIEQSFRVMKSCLEVRPIYHFTESRIKGHFVICFLAFLLQRTLEYILRRKGKGISSERIMEAIYSMNFFEIEIKGKKYLIKQKIEGEAGDILNVMKIKGPKNFMTYEEGLEFIGISK